A part of Setaria viridis chromosome 8, Setaria_viridis_v4.0, whole genome shotgun sequence genomic DNA contains:
- the LOC117834405 gene encoding uncharacterized protein translates to MVIDVSYLGLGANFLSGRVPPTLLNLSSVIYLGLELNHFDKAVLPSDFGSHLPKLQHLGLDSNNFEGPIPASLANASSLVDIGLSSNFFSGRVPSSLGSLHDLTFLNLESNSLEASDMESWEFMDSWANYSKLQTIALSMNNLGGGVPSSIANLSSQLQILYLGTNKLSGQFPSGIANLQNLIALSLEYNQYVGAIPEWVGKLGNLQVLYLEANSFTGPIPLSISYLS, encoded by the coding sequence ATGGTCATTGACGTGTCGTACTTGGGTCTTGGAGCCAACTTTCTGTCAGGAAGGGTGCCACCAACGTTGCTCAACCTTTCTTCTGTGATTTACCTTGGACTGGAGCTGAATCATTTTGACAAGGCAGTGTTACCTTCTGATTTTGGCAGCCATCTCCCCAAACTGCAGCACCTTGGGTTAGACTCTAACAATTTTGAGGGGCCTATCCCAGCTTCTCTAGCTAATGCTTCAAGCCTCGTCGATATTGGGCTCTCCAGCAACTTTTTCAGTGGTAGAGTGCCAAGCTCTCTTGGCAGTTTACATGATCTCACCTTCCTGAATCTTGAATCCAACAGCCTTGaagcatctgacatggagagcTGGGAGTTCATGGACTCATGGGCCAACTACAGCAAACTTCAAACAATTGCACTTTCTATGAATAACTTAGGAGGGGGTGTGCCAAGCTCTATTGCTAACCTCTCCTCTCAACTCCAAATATTGTACCTTGGCACAAACAAGTTATCTGGCCAGTTCCCCTCCGGCATTGCAAACCTCCAGAACTTAATTGCTTTATCACTTGAATATAATCAGTATGTGGGCGCGATTCCCGAGTGGGTTGGAAAGCTAGGGAATTTGCAGGTATTGTACCTTGAAGCAAACAGCTTCACCGGACCAATCCCGCTTTCCATCAGTTATCTTTCTTAG